ACATCATCTTCTTCACGGATTCAGCATCCCCATTATCGTCCCAATCAGGCTCCGACAGAAACAATTGCACCATTACAGTATACCTGCATCATCACATTAGCCTCATGAATAATTTTCTCCATTAAATCGAATCAATCAATTCAGAGAAGAAGCAATTAAGaaacaaacttttcaattttcaacgaACAGTAGGAATGCAGAACATTCTTATCTTTGAATTTCGTCACAAAGAACAATAATTTTCCAGAAAAGATAGATGCAGATTACCAACCTCTATAAATTGCAAGGTTCGGGAACTGGAGCTtctgattttcttgagtttctCTGGTCTTCTAGGTCTTTTGAAAGGCAAACTGTAGTCGGTGGTACGGGAAGACTCGCGTGCGAGTCACGCCGTCAGTGGCAAACTTGTAATATTTTCAATAATCGAACCTCTTATAATAATCGTAACAACCAAACCACCAAACCGGCCACTCATCTTCATTCATCTCTCTATAAATCGTTGAAAATCGAGCTCAATCTACATCGACGGACCTCCTTCGACGGAGACCAGACACTCCGGCGGATTCTTCAACGCCACAAGTGAGGTCATACTGCAAATCCTCTCTCGAGTTCCAGGTACCTATTCTTTTCACTTATTGTCAATTGCCGGTATTTGATTCAACTAATTACGATGAGAAAATTATATTCTGAATTGTGGTATGTGGTTTGATTTATGGTCGTTTATAAGTTAGGGCTTCCTCTGTAGGTTGTTTCATCGTATAAAACGATATTCTGAATTTTGATATGTGGTTTGATTTTTATTATCGTTTATATGCTAGGGTTTCCCATCTAGGTTGTTTCATCATCTTGAAAGACTTATGCCGGCCTGAATATATGGAAGCAATTAGTTAGAATCGAAGTGATTTTTCCTCTCTATCCGTTCTTTACCTTGATTGCCCATTCTTTACCTTGATTTCTCAGATTTGTGTCACTGGTTTTCAGGCGATAGAATGATATATATTACATCCTAACCACTAAAATTTCGCAATTGATACTAGTTGCTGATACATCATGGTTGCTAGGAGTTTATAGTTATACAGAATATTAGTATGTCGTGCATGGCTATTTTTCTGTGATTTATCTATGCTGTATTGTCTTCTTTTATACTGTAATTCTGCGAGAGGATTTCAAAACCTGTAAGAGTGAGGGATGTTATGAGTTTATGCATATCTTACAGCTTTTATATTGATGAGGGCCTCTCAATATTTATCTTCTGTATAGAAAGAATGTTGGATGAGTTTTTTAATATTCTAGATCTTATTATGTGCTCAAGTTATTTAGCATTGATGCTTATCTTTCCTAACCCAATTAGAAGGCTTGCACTGACATCTTTCATGACTTATTGAAGTTTTTGACCCctcagaaagagagagaagaggatgTCTTACCTGCTACCGCACTTGCACTCAGGATGGGCTGTTGACCAGGCCATCCTTGCCGAGGAAGAGCGTCTTGTGGTCATCCGTTTCGGCCACGACTGGGATGAAACCTGCATGCAggtaattttgaaacccttTCTTCCACTTGGAAATGCAATTATCATTCTAATTGTCGTTATCGTAGACATAATAAATGCACATACGTCTTTAATTTGTTATTAGGATTTAGGACACGAAACCCTTAATCATGAATATCTATGTGGTTAGAATTTTCAATGGTGGTTCATTAGTTTACCTTCTTTATCTAACTGTTTCTCGGGCCCTCAGCTGGCTTTCTGGATTCCCAGGCATAGGCGTAGATTCCATGTTTTCTGAGTAAACTACTTATCATGCTGTATCTTGATTTCCCATCCTGTTCTTTCTTTGATAAGAATCAATAGATTCTTTATGAGTTTTCTCCTCTGAATGAAGTTCTATGAGGTCCGGAGCATGTCTTCATCTGCAGGATTCCAGCAGCAAGGTTCAATTCTATCTGAGTTACTTGTTTTCAAATGAGTAGTGCACTCGGTCTGTTGTTTTTTAAATAGTTGCCTTTCGCACATTTTAAATTTGTAATACTTCTTGGGAGTTCAGTTGAAGTAcaatctttctttttgttttttgataagTTATGGGGTTATATCCCTAATTTTTTGAGGCTGGGGGCAAAGATCAAACTCATCGAAGTGTAAGTAGTTGGCTATGACTAGGCCACAAACTCCTTTTTAGTTGAACTGCAAGCGTATACTCATTTTTTGATAGATTTGAGGGGTGACTAGCCACGCTGTTGTTGAATGTTATTTTTAGAATTATGTATAAATAATGTCGCCGCCATAGATTTGTTGCTTAGATGAGTTGAGTTCTGAATATTGAATTCTTCGCCACATATTCATATATTTAGTTTCCTGACTAACTTGTTAAGCATGTTGCTTACATTTGGTTAGATGGATGAGGTACTCTCGTCAGTTGCTGAAACAATAAAGAACTTTGCTGTCATATACCTGGTTGATATCACGGAGGTGCCTGATTTTAACACAATGTATGAGCTGTACGACCCATCCACGGTCATGTTCTTCTTCAGGAACAAGCACATCATGATTGACCTTGGGACTGGAAACAACAATAAGATAAACTGGGCTATGAAGGACAAGCAAGAGTTTATTGACATTATTGAGACTGTGTATCGAGGTGCTAGGAAAGGCCGTGGTCTGGTGATCGCTCCAAAAGACTATTCTACCAAGTACCGCTACTGAGTGCTCGAGTATGCTGTTGTTTGGAACTTGTTTATGCAAACCTGTGGCGTAAGCTATACTGGATCATGGATGTATGGATGTACTAGTTTGCTTTATTTGGGGACGTAGATGCATGCTTTCCTTGCTTATACGAGGAAATagacatttttcttttaaagttGAGTGCTTCTATTTTTCTTCTGCATGGCATGAGTTTTTAGAGACTGGATTGGAACAATTAGCCTTCCTGTAACTTGCAAGTACCAACATCGTCTACAAGTCTTATTAGTTATTACTCTCCCcttgttggggggggggggggggggggggggggggtgggttTGGTGTAATTATGTCTGCTAGGCTGGTGGGCATTGCCAGCGTTTTTACAAATGTCCTACCAAACGGGCCAAAAtgattagggatggcaacgggtcgggtacccttccatttacgaaataccaaaaccgtttctaTTTAATATACtttataccaaaaccgttccaaaaccatttaaaaaaccatttaaatttccaaacccggaaCCGTTCCGTAGccgtttatcatcgggtacccgtataccatttaacttttaatatttttatttttttctttgatgattatattaatataaattaatattgagtatgatttatattaattatgattttataattcaaattagtctaatttatagttttattagtatgcttgtataaatatatacgttttaatatgctttatcatgttataatttaatatcctagcagtatacatttatagatgatttataatattattactataatggatttttttattaaacggttcgggtaccctaaacttggcaccaaaaaccaaacccgaccctaaaccatgacgggtttgaaaaccaaaaccaaaaccgtttccaaaacctataagatcggttttcggattttaaaCGGATCGGGTACCCTACGGATAGtgttcggatcggttttttttgtcatccctaaaaATGATTTTGCCCTATCAAACGGGCCTAAATCATTTTCAGGATTAAATTCATTACATATTCCATTATCAAATCAAATGGGCTAAGTTGGGTAAGAGAGGATAATCTAAAGGTccaattcaattttattttttctgttcaaaatcttcaaagcacattttccaaaaaaaatttaaaattttttttatatggaaaATATATCTTTATTCATGTAAAACGTGGGATTTGTGCCGGGAATGAAGTTACGACTTACGAGGACAGATTAAACGGCGCGTTTTGTTTTATAGTTGCAAAACACGCATTACGTGGGTAACAGGCAGGCGACGAAGaatactgtatatatatatttctctagagagagagggagagagaggaacaAGTCATCTTGCTCAGACTAAAGTGCTTTTGGTTGTGAACTTGATACCTTTCTTCCTTGATCATCGATCATCCCTGAATGCAAAACAGTGAAGCGATCGTtccgttttgtgtaatttcattgCATTGTTGGCTGAATTATACGGTactcaatctccctctgttCTGATTCTATGCATATTTCCGTTGAAGTGGCCTTATTGTTGATTGTAGTTCTTTGAGTAGTAAGTTTATTTCAATCTATGGAAATAAgagaaatatgaagaaaaaaaatgctgaTGTATGAGCGAATATGATAAGCAGGTTGCGTTTCTGGATGAGGTTATTGATGGTGAAACAAGaggattttgatttattttaattttattcggATGTTGTGAATCCAGGTTTTCTAATGTGCATCTTCCTCACTGGTGTGGATGGAATACTGTGATTTCCTGAATTTACTATTTGCAATTGGCGTTTGGTGCACTGCGTATATCACTGTTGCCATTCTTGAATCTTTTCGAGCCATTGTCTTCCTCTGTCATTTCTGATCCAGAAAAGCAATTTCAGAAAGATATCATGTGCTATGCACATCTAGTCATTGGCCCTGCCGGCAGTGGAAAGGTAGTTTACTGCTTCATATAACTTATTGGTAGGATATATGCTATCCTGTAACCTGTTTTGGGGGTTGTTTATTGTGCTTTTGAAGTAACCATTTTATCTTTGgctttttcttttcaatgaaTTTTTATTAGTGTGTTGGTATTGTTAGCACATTTGTGACTGTATATGCTTTAATCAGTCAACATACTGCGCTAGTTTGTACCAACACTGTCAAGCTCTTGGGAGGTTGGTACACATTGTGAACCTTGATCCTGCTGTGGAGTATTTTAACTATCCTGTGGCATTGTGTAAGTAGAACCACACTATTTGTCAATGAATTGGCTAGTACAGAATTACAAATTCTTTATTTCTCAGTTTGCAAAACTAAATAAATCTTTAATTGAATTGGTAAGTATGGAATAGACCATATCTTATTTTTCAATGCAATGTTTTCCTGTTGTTGCTATCAGTCAGTTTATTTTCCCATAGTCTATACATAATTCGTTTCATATATTTCACTGTACTGAATCTTTTACCTTGAGAAGTCTGAAGTGTAGTGTGCGCTATTCATTGTACAATTCACCTCAGGGTTTATAAGAGGCAGTAACATATCACTACATCCTCAAGAGAGTTCTATTGAGTCATTGTATGATTTTAGTAACTATAGGCCTTTGATAGTTTGGTTGATGTGATTCCATCTTTTCAGTTGTAGCTCCCTCTTTCGTTAAATGAGATTAGTATAGTGCCATTTTCTGTACCATTAGAATTTCTAAAGGTGTGAAATCAACTAAATTCATGACACAAGCAAACTATGAACCTGTTTGAATAAAGTTACTGTAGTTTTTATCTATAGAAATGAAATATAAATTAGACCTGCTACCAAGGGCCCAATGATAGCTAGTCCAACCATCATATGggaattctctctttttcttggcTCAGCATTTGGATCATTAGATTTGCTCTGTAGATAGGGAAAATTTTTCTCTGGATAATTTGCAGAAAATATTTTACCATCTAGTCAACACATGCTTCCTTTGCTGATCTGATCTAGAATCACAAACCACATTCTTTTGCACTGCCCCTGGTCTTGGAACATTTGGATGACAGCTTGGAAGCTTGTAGGTATCAGCTGAGTTGTATTGGTGTTGTTGCTGAGAAGATAAGGGCTTGGTGTTCTCCTTTCCGTAATGTTTCTAATTTGTAACAATATTTTTGGGGCTTTTAGTTTACCCTCCTTTTAGCTCTTCTGGCTATTAACCTTCACTAGTTTCATCATGACAGTCGACAGTCATATGTTTTATTCTTAGATCTTTCTTTCATCAGAGTTTGGTGCATAATGAGTTTTGAGTGGTTTTATCTATTGCATAACTTTGTTGTCAGATGGATGAGTATAGCATGGTGAACTTTATCCCACTTGACTTGAGGAAGGAGAACaggtactctctctctctctctcttggatGGTATGTTAATTTTTCTTTGCTGGATGAATTATGTGATCTTGATAACATAACAAGCATTTGCACAAGTACCAGGATAAGGTTAAATTAGCTGTAAGGAACTTCATTTCTCATCTTCAGCTATTTTATATGTTGAATGTCATTATAAGTTGATCACCAAATAGAGGAACTTTTAGAGGAAAAAACAGGCTACAAAGAATGTGCAATGTGGAAGAGCAAAACGAATGAAAAGAAGATTATGTAGTACAGATGGGGAAAGAGTTGTAGGAGGATATGGGATTTCGTTAATAGAAAGATCAGATCTCTATATACCTGTTTTGTTATTAATATTCAAAACAATTTTGAATGTGCTTTAAAGAACATTCCAAAGACTTGGGGATCCAAAATAGCTGATGAGTGAATAGAGCTTTTAAAGATTTGGCTGATAAATCAAGGTTTGATTGCTCCCCAACATAACTAACGCGTGATGAGTGATGGAGAATATGAGGTTTTTGCTAATGAAGGAGGTGCTGAATACTATTGTCGACAAAATTTACACGTGCTTGCTCTGTCTGTCATGGAATCAATAACAGTTCATATTTTCAGTTATCTGCTGTGAGAAGCTAGTTAACCCTATCGAGCAGTTCTGGTGAAGTTGTAGTTTAGATCACTTGTTCATCGGGGCTTTTTTTTGTCCCTCTGATTGACACAGGTGAACCCAATCCTCTTACCCAAGTGCCTTCCATTACATTGAATAGACTACCAATGCCATCATATTTCATGATCCCATATCTTGCTCTTCATCTCTTGAGGATCGACCATAGACTTCTTACCTTAGAAAAGCCCTTGTTCCCAATCACTCCTGGCCATCAGATTTTTGTTGCAATGATTACTTTTGAAAGGGATACTTCAGCTTTCCTAATCACATTAGTCATTTCTTCCCACTAGAGCCTCCTTTTATTAGATCAGAGACAATTACCATACCTCTTGCTCCCATAACTCCTCGGATTCCTGATGTTAGATCCAATTCCATTAGTGCTGACATTGATCTCTGTCACCATCTGTGTCTTGGCAGTCAGAAAACTGAGGTTATAAAAGTTTGTGCTTTTGAGTTTCTAGCGTACATAATTTGCTTCAGATCAAGTTGGATGTTAAATAATGTATCACACCACTTCTAACATTTTCACTCTCAGATTTTCAATCAATTACTTTTGAATCTTTAAATACCTGTATCAAATTTAAATCTCTCTTTTGGAAAAGAGGGAGAAACTCCACTATGGGCAATGAGAGGATCAATGTGCCCCTTGAATCCTCCAAAAGAAGCATGATATACAGGAGTCTTTATCTTGCTATAGGGGTGAGTAGAATTTACACCTGGCTGCTTGTAGGTGTGTACTGTGGAAAATCTCACCAACCTATCAGGCCCTTTGAAGTCTCAGCCAAATCTGAAACCACCTTAGTAGGATTTAACACTTAATTTCATTATGCACTCAATGAAAGCCACCAAGTCTTCGGATATGGTACTTCCTTGAGCTTGATAAGCGTACTTTTCCTATtgctatttattttattctatgGCAATGGCCAATGGGTACTTGAACCGCTGACATGTGTCAGGTTGATGGATGTGGACAaacctattttattttatttagtacCTGAAGCTTTATGGACTTGGTATCTCCTTGTTATTTTCTCCGTTTCATTGTGCCTCTTCAAAGTGATTAATTTTCAGAAGGCGTGAAGTTTAACAACTGTTTTTTCTATGGCTGACATTTATATGATGAGATTAACATTGAGTTATTCTTCTTTCGCAGCATACAGTATGTATTGACATAAATTGACAACTGCATCCAGTTTGAAGATGATGTGGATGTGAAAGTTGAGGATTTTGATCCCAATAATAGTATGATTAGTTTGATCCCTTGGACAGGTTGCTGCAAATTTTAGAGTTGCGCTGGTGATTTGGAGGTCGATGAATCGTGGAAGCGCCTGTCATGTATTAGATATGTCATCTTGTGTTGTGTGAGTTGCACACTCTGACTGTGCTACGGCATGGCTTTACAACATGTTGAGGTTCTGTTCAGGTGACTGATATAGCCTTTTTTCTACATGATGAAATTTAGCTCCGTGTAATATAGCAGTGGGCAATGTTCAATATCACCTTGCATTATCTTCCCGCATTGGGCTTTGGCCCAGTTCTCAACTAGTCCATGGGGGTGACGGGGTCTTTCATGTAATTCGAGATTTACCAATTAATTGTCCAATAAGCAGTTGGGTGAGTTCcacattaccaaaaaaaagagagtatagGTCATGAAGATTAACTTGTTTGAAAGCCATCAAGATTTACTAGCTTTGATTGTTGATCTAATAAAATTTCAACGTTTGCCTGTTATTGCATATATTCTGTCTGAACTTCCAACATTATAGCCTCCGAGGAATCATATTTGGTCTGCTCCAATTACATGCTGTGAAATGTCAAGCACTTGGCCAGCTGCTAGAACAGATGAGCCATATCTCTAAAGTTGCAGAGGTTTCATTATCATCGTTCAGCCTGCCAGCCTGGCCCCTAACGAAGGCTTGGGAGCAAAGGAAAGATGATGTTGAAGCTCGATTATCCAAAATCCATAGTCAGCAGTCAgcttaaaaatatatacatcaACGGCTAGGATTAGTCTGGTTGTCGACATTAAGAAAGGGCCAGGCCCGGTCTTCTAAAATATGTGGGTAGAAATCAAAACATATCAGGGAAATCCTGGGCTATGGCCTATGGTTATAAAGTGAGGCCCAAACTTAGGCGAGCGTGAAGAGAGGCCTTTTATGGCCCAAAACACTCATTTCGTTACAAAATTAGTGGCAATGTGGCATGGCTCATGTAGAAGGCAAATGGTCAGCTTATCATGTGAAAATCAACGGTGAGGATTATTCTCGGCCTAAACATTGAGAAAGGCAGGCCCGTGCTTCGAAGATTGGCTTAAACTGTcccatataaattaaaaacttaAGGCCTTTTTGTCCAATCCAAAATAGACTGGGAACTGGGCTTAGGTTTCAAAGAGGCTAAATTTGGCCTGTTTGAGGAGAGGCTTTAACGGCCCAAAATTAACTGAATTCAGCCCATGAATAGCAAGCACGGGCCTGGCCCAGACAAAAGACTTCCAACCTCCCATCATCGAAAGTTGGGAACGACAAGTAAACGAGCGTTGTGAGACTCGTAGTGAATAATCAGTCGGTATCCACCATCTTCGCTGATTCACAATAACTTCTCACCATCGCTGTTGCAACAGCACAGCTGTAATGATGATTGATCGCACTCTAATGGATCCAAAATGAGCTTCGGTTGATCATCGGGAAGAGGATGTCCCAAGCTGATGTCTCTTCCAGGTAATCGCTTTCATTTGAATAGTGTTGCTCGATTTCTCCTGATTGCAGGCTTTTTCGCTGCGATATTATTGAAATTAACGGTGCTTCTATAATAATTTCATCCTTGTTTGCATTTTTTTGGGAGTTTGAAGCTACTTCCGGCGATTATCTTTTGTATTTATTGCTTGGTTGGGAATTTTAGTCGATGggattcatcaaaaaaaaatccgCCTTTTATATTGTGTCTTTTGCATTTGGAAGTCGTTTGATTAATTTCTTGACTTAGAAAGGATGAAATTCAGCATAATTTTCTCTGTACATTTTGGCTGATGATCAATCTGTTCCGCTATGCCCTTCTGTTTTTTTATGAATGGTTGGTGCATGACAGTATATTGTTAAGATTGGGACGTAGTGCCTTTGGTTTCTAGATAATGGGATCATTGATGACTTTACATCGTGTTTTTGTGGGAAGGAAGAGAGGAAGGGTTGGGGAAGGGAAATGAGAGGCGCGTGAGTCACGCATGTCTAATTGACCATGACATATCTTATAGTGTAATTTGGGAGTCCAGTTACTTTTTTAAGTTTTAGGAGTTCTTGCTTCCTTTTATGGGAAAGTCATACTAGAAGTCATATAGAATTGGGATTATGGAGGAGTCTATGTATATGCATGTAATCTCTTGATTGTTAGCAACTTAGCATGATGAAAGATTTAacagttcttttttctttgcaaCTCTAAAAATCGCAAATCCATAAAGAAAGGTTTTGTCTCCTTCCTTTCTGTTGATTTGAGTCGCTTCATGCAGGTTGATGAAGTTAACGTTTTCTCTTCTCCTGGGGTCGttttcattcaaaaacaaaactgtcaaaaATGTGGGGTTCATATCGGCTATGGCTATGGGGACTCTCACTTGTTCTCTGCAGTTTGACTCGCCCAACTTATAAAAAGTTTGTTAGAAAGATCTGAGCTCTACAGCCTTCAGAAGAAAGCTAAAGAGGTTGACATGGAAAATGCTTTAAGTGGTGGTCATACTTCCATCATCCACCTGCCTGATGATtgcctttcttttattttttcacgGCTTGACTGTAACTATGACCGTGAATCATTTGGTTTGACTTGCCATCGGTGGCTTAATATTCAAAATGTTGGCCGCCAATCCTTACAATTTCACTGTTCACTCAGCATGGTGACTTCACGATATGATACCAACTTTGAGGTTAGCTCCTACCATCTTTATAGGCTGCTCACCCGTTTTCAGCATTTGCAGTATTTATCCTTGTCTGGCTGCACAGAGCTACCTGATTCAGGTCTCACTCATCTTCAATACTATGGTTCAAAGTTGCACACTCTTTATTTGGATTGTTGTCTTGCAATCACAGATGATGGGCTTTCTGTAGGTGCCGCTTGCTGTCGCTCCTTAGAGGTTATTAGTCTTTACCGGTGCAATGTCACAGATGCTGGCTTGATGGTTTTGGCCAGCTCTTGCTTTGAATTGAAACATGTGAATCTGTCTCACTGCACACGTATTTCTGACCATGGATTGAGAGCTCTTTGCCAGGCATGCCGTAAGCTTCTTGCAGTTAAGGTGTCTATTTGTAGGGATGTTACTGGCATTGGCTTTAGGGGTTGCTCTCCAACTTTAACTTACATTAATGCTGAAGGTTGTAAGCTTGAGCCAGAGGGGATAACGGAAATGGTTAGTGGTGGAGGGCTTGAGTATTTGGATGTTGCCTTTGTAAGCTGGTGGATTTGTGGCCATGGATTCGAAGCAATTGGGTCTGGATTTGCCTCGAGACTTAAAATCCTTAACTTTCGAATGTGTAGAACTGTTGGTGATGAGTCTATCATTGCAATCGCAAAGGGATGCCCACTACTTCAAGAATGGAACTTGGCTCTATGTCATGGTGTCAAGCTCTTGGGGTGGCAGTCAATTGGATTAAACTGcaataatttgaaaaaacttcATGTGAATCGGTGTAAGAATTTATTTGACCGAGGATTGCAGGCATTAAGAGATGGGTGCAATTGCCTGGAAATGTTGTACATTGATAGAAGTGGTTATTTCTCTTCTACTGCGGTCGAGTTGTTTAAATTGTACAGAGGTGATGTTgagataaaaagagaagaaatattGTGTATAGGACCTGACTGGACTCTCTGATGATGATGTATGAAATCATGACTAGCCTTATGGAGCACCCGGAACATTGCAGATCTGAACTTCATGGCATGTAGTTTGGCCAAGATCTTCTTCGGCTAATGATACCTCGATCCCGAAGCCTTCGGAGTATCTTTTTGATAGGCGCCTCTATCTGTATGGGGAATTCGCTGCTGATAGATCCCGCCCAGTGTCCTCCTCCTTCCCCCGCCGCCTTCCGACCCGCGGGAGTATACAATGACAACTTCCGGACACTCATGCCCGATCGTGAGACTGCCTGTTGAACGTCCGATGGCGCGTTGCTCCGACCTGAGCTATGCAACAACGAGATCCTCCTTGATCCTTGCCGGATGTGCTTGACGGTCCCCCATAATACGCTCACTTGGGGACTTCTTACTCCAGCTGTTCCAAGAGTCTCCGCTAGTTGAACCCCGTCCAGTAGACTCCCTGTTTCGCTCATCTATTACCTACAAATAATGTTATTGTTGCAGGTGTTTTGTTGCATAAATAAATCCGGTTGCTTGGACAAATGAAGATGGATTAATTGTTCTGTTCAGTAGATTTTTTGATGGCATACTGTCCTGACGTAATTGACCATCATATGTCTCTGTTCTCTTTATAAAGGTCAAGTCTTGGTTGTTAGTGGCATTTGGGAAAACTAAGTTCGGTTAGACTAGTTGACATTTGCCAACAGAACTGCAACCCCGCTCACAACAAGGACATGATTCTTCCCTTTAGATTCAAGTTTCATCTACGTACAGGTGGACTGGAATTTAAGATAAAATGATATTAATGCCAAAGCTGAATCTCTTGCAAGCATCTATAGTCGAGAGAAACATTGCTCGAATTGGCTACAAAAACTTAAAGCACTGGACACACGGAGCTCCAACTGAAACTTCTGCATCCAATTCTTTGAATCAAAGGTAACAAAAAAAAGGCGTTCTGAAACA
This genomic stretch from Tripterygium wilfordii isolate XIE 37 chromosome 22, ASM1340144v1, whole genome shotgun sequence harbors:
- the LOC119991321 gene encoding thioredoxin-like protein YLS8, whose translation is MSYLLPHLHSGWAVDQAILAEEERLVVIRFGHDWDETCMQMDEVLSSVAETIKNFAVIYLVDITEVPDFNTMYELYDPSTVMFFFRNKHIMIDLGTGNNNKINWAMKDKQEFIDIIETVYRGARKGRGLVIAPKDYSTKYRY
- the LOC119991084 gene encoding F-box/LRR-repeat protein 12 gives rise to the protein MENALSGGHTSIIHLPDDCLSFIFSRLDCNYDRESFGLTCHRWLNIQNVGRQSLQFHCSLSMVTSRYDTNFEVSSYHLYRLLTRFQHLQYLSLSGCTELPDSGLTHLQYYGSKLHTLYLDCCLAITDDGLSVGAACCRSLEVISLYRCNVTDAGLMVLASSCFELKHVNLSHCTRISDHGLRALCQACRKLLAVKVSICRDVTGIGFRGCSPTLTYINAEGCKLEPEGITEMVSGGGLEYLDVAFVSWWICGHGFEAIGSGFASRLKILNFRMCRTVGDESIIAIAKGCPLLQEWNLALCHGVKLLGWQSIGLNCNNLKKLHVNRCKNLFDRGLQALRDGCNCLEMLYIDRSGYFSSTAVELFKLYRGDVEIKREEILCIGPDWTL
- the LOC119990953 gene encoding uncharacterized protein LOC119990953, which produces MSETGSLLDGVQLAETLGTAGVRSPQVSVLWGTVKHIRQGSRRISLLHSSGRSNAPSDVQQAVSRSGMSVRKLSLYTPAGRKAAGEGGGHWAGSISSEFPIQIEAPIKKILRRLRDRGIISRRRSWPNYMP